In candidate division WOR-3 bacterium, the sequence GAGATTCATCTTCCTCCGTTTTCTCCCCATAGCCACCCCCGGAGACTTGACTTTCTCGTTTTCCATGGGGCATTTTGTTGTAAAACATTTTTCTCCCTTGAGAAATAGCTTTACTCCTTCTCTTCTGCAAAGTCTGCAATTAGGTCCAATATATCTTGCCATCTGTTTTTACCCCCGACTTTATACTCTGCGTTTTTTAGGCGGTCTGCATCCGTTGTGAGGAATAGGCGTTATGTCCTTGATCAACACCACTTCAAGCCCCGATCCCTCAAGCGATCTGATCGCCGATTCCCTTCCGGGGCCAGGTCCTTTGACCCAGACTTCAACTCTTTTTAATCCGAGAGTCATAGCTTTTTTCGCGGCTTCTTTTGCAGCTTCACCCGCAGCAAACGGCGTTCCCTTTCTCGAGCCTTTTTGTCCGGTCGTCCCCGAAGAAGCCCAACTGATTGTTCCGCCTTGATTGTCCGTCAACGTGACTATTGTGTTGTTGAATGTCGAATGAATATGCGCGACACCGTTTGTGTCGACCTTTGTTTTTTTCTTTGTCCTCTTCTCGGATTTTACCTTCTTAGCAGACACTTATCCTCCTAATTCATAACTTTTTGGGCGATTACTTTTTAAGAGTGACTTTTTTAGCGGCTATAGCGCCTTTTTTGGGTCCCTTTCTGGTCCTCGCGTTTGTCTTAGTCCTCTGCCCTCTGACGGGAAGTCCCCTTGCATGTCTCAAGCCCCGGTAACATTGGATCTCCTTGAGCCTTTTGATATTTTGAGCAACCTCCGCCCTTAGCTGACCTTCGACTTTTACGTTTTCGTCTAAATACCGTCTAATCTTTTCCACATCTTTTTCCGTCAATTCATTTGACCTCAAAGAAGGGTTTATGTCTATAGCTTTAAGTATAGTCTGAGATGTCTTGAGGCCTATGCCAAAAATATATGTTAACGCGACCTCTATCCTTTTATTTCTCGGAAGGTCAATACCGGAAATTCTTGCCAAAAAACACCTCCTATCCCTGACGCTGTTTGTGCTTTGGGTTTTTTTTGCAAATCACCCTAACGATGTTGTTTCTTCTTATTATTTTGCAATCCTTGCAAATTTTTTTCACCGAAGCTCTGACTTTCATATTTTCCCCTTTATTTCTGTCTGTATATAATTCGACCTTTTGTCATGTCGTAAGGAGAAAGTTCCAGAATAACTTTATCCCCCGGCAAAATTTTAATGTAGTTAATTCTCATCCTACCTGAAAGGTATGCCTGAACCAGATGCTGCGTGTTTTCTATCAAAACTCTGTATTTCAAGCCTGGTAAAACTTCCTGGACTATTCCGTTTATTTGAATTCCTTTTTTCCCTTTTCCTTCAGTCATCAAGTTCATGCTCCAAATCTCTCATAAGTTCATTTTTCGCCTTTTCTCCATCAACTTCCACAAGTAAACTTTTTTTTCGGTAAAAGTCGAGAAGGGGTTTTGTCTGTTTTTCGTAGACCGAAAGTCTATCCCTGATAATTTCGGGTTTGTCGTCTTCTCTTGTTACCAATTTACACCCGCAGATTTTACAAACGCCTTTTTTCGCAGGCTCATCGGTTCTGAGATTATACACCTTTTT encodes:
- the rpsK gene encoding 30S ribosomal protein S11; the encoded protein is MSAKKVKSEKRTKKKTKVDTNGVAHIHSTFNNTIVTLTDNQGGTISWASSGTTGQKGSRKGTPFAAGEAAKEAAKKAMTLGLKRVEVWVKGPGPGRESAIRSLEGSGLEVVLIKDITPIPHNGCRPPKKRRV
- the rpsM gene encoding 30S ribosomal protein S13, which encodes MARISGIDLPRNKRIEVALTYIFGIGLKTSQTILKAIDINPSLRSNELTEKDVEKIRRYLDENVKVEGQLRAEVAQNIKRLKEIQCYRGLRHARGLPVRGQRTKTNARTRKGPKKGAIAAKKVTLKK
- the rpmJ gene encoding 50S ribosomal protein L36, with translation MKVRASVKKICKDCKIIRRNNIVRVICKKNPKHKQRQG
- the infA gene encoding translation initiation factor IF-1; this encodes MTEGKGKKGIQINGIVQEVLPGLKYRVLIENTQHLVQAYLSGRMRINYIKILPGDKVILELSPYDMTKGRIIYRQK